Within the Enterococcus hirae ATCC 9790 genome, the region TGCCTTAAAAATCGGCTATAAAAGTGTCCCTTCGATTTTCAAACTTTTCCAAAAAGAAACCGGAAAAACACCTGATTATTTCCGAAAAAAACGGATGTAAAAAGAGTAGTTGAAACATGAATGGTACAACTCTCTAATTCCAACTGTAAAACAGTGACGAAAAGTTATTAACAAAAAAAATAACAAAAACCGCCTGAAACAATTGATATGTTTCAGGCGGTCCATTTATATTTTACGTAAAATACCACGTTTCTAACGAATGTCTCTAATTGTTTGATTTTATTCTACAAATGGTTCTTCTCCCAATGCTTGTTGCGCGGCTAGATTGATCATATTCCATTGGCGATCAAAACCAGGTTGGAAGAAAAAGTCAGCTTCTGCTAAATCTTCGATCGTCAGTTTTTGTTGGATCGCTAGCGCTAGTACGTTGCCTTGAGCAGTCACATCATAAGTAGATAAAACAGCTCCGCCAAGGACTTGATGTGTCATTGGGTCAAAGAATAATTGGATTGAAACTTTCGTGTTCCCATATTCTTCAGGTACATATTTAGGACGAATAGTATCTTCATAATAAGCTGTGCGAATGGCTACGCCTGCTTTTTCTGCTGTAAAACTATTCAAACCACTAGCTGCAAAGTGATAATCAAAAACACTTAATGCCGAAGAACCTACAACGCCTCCAAATGGTTGGCTTGGTGTATCCTCAAATAGATGTTTGACTACATATCGTGCTTCTCTTCTTGCCACTGTTGCTAGTGCAATCGGCATTTTTGAGCGGGCAGGTATCGAATAAGCAAGGGTTGCATCCCCTACTGCATACACATCAGGTAAATTGGTTTGCAAATATTCATCGGTAACGATCCAACCACGATCATCTAAATCTACGACTCCTTTTAGCCATTCCGTATTCGCTTTGACTCCAGCTGCTTGAATCACAAGATCTGTCGCGATTTCTTCATCTGCTGTTTGAATCGCAGCGACTTGTTGCTCACCAGTGAAAGCAGTGATTTTCGCACCCGTCACGACTTTGATACCCTTTTCTTTTAAATGTTCGGTTAAAATATCCGTCATTTCCGGATCTAAATAAGTGCCTAATGGTCGATCAATCACGTCTAATAACGTCACTTCTTTCCCTGCTTTTTGAAAAGCTTCAGCGGCTTCGATCCCGATATAGCCTGCACCGATAACAGCTACATTTTTGATCGCTGGATCAGTTAATTTATCTTTGATTCTAGTAGCCCAATCGTACCCACGCATCAAATAAACGTTCTCTAAATCTGTTCCTGGTACTGGCAATGAATTTGGTTTTACTCCTGAGCTTAAGATCAATTTATCATATTCATACTCTTTGGTACTCTTATCTAAGATACTAGTCACCGTTACTGTCTTTTGGTCTGCATGAATCGCTTTTACTTCATGATTGTTTAAAATGTGAACATTGGGTTGTGGAAAGTTTTCTGGTCTGAAATTTCGTACATCATTAACATCTGTCACTTGGTCCTCTAAATATAATTCCATGCCACATGACATGAACGAAACATAATCCCCTGCTTCAAATAAGGTGATATCGACATTTTCACCATATCTAGATAGCAATTCTAAAATCGATTGATGTC harbors:
- a CDS encoding FAD-dependent oxidoreductase, producing the protein MEKTKVIIVGASHGGHQSILELLSRYGENVDITLFEAGDYVSFMSCGMELYLEDQVTDVNDVRNFRPENFPQPNVHILNNHEVKAIHADQKTVTVTSILDKSTKEYEYDKLILSSGVKPNSLPVPGTDLENVYLMRGYDWATRIKDKLTDPAIKNVAVIGAGYIGIEAAEAFQKAGKEVTLLDVIDRPLGTYLDPEMTDILTEHLKEKGIKVVTGAKITAFTGEQQVAAIQTADEEIATDLVIQAAGVKANTEWLKGVVDLDDRGWIVTDEYLQTNLPDVYAVGDATLAYSIPARSKMPIALATVARREARYVVKHLFEDTPSQPFGGVVGSSALSVFDYHFAASGLNSFTAEKAGVAIRTAYYEDTIRPKYVPEEYGNTKVSIQLFFDPMTHQVLGGAVLSTYDVTAQGNVLALAIQQKLTIEDLAEADFFFQPGFDRQWNMINLAAQQALGEEPFVE